AACTTATCCACGCTCACCTGCCGCCATTTATCATAGGCGGTATGACCCTGCTCACAGATCATCTCGCTCTCCCCCGCCATCTCCAGCAACACTGTGGATATCGGGCATCCGTCCCTGAAATCGGATGCGCGCAGCCACCCGGACAACAGTTTTGCAAACCCGCGCAGGTAAACATCACCATCCTTGCTGGCGGCCGCAAGCTCCCCAAGCGTCGCCGCCACAACGATGCCACCCGCCTTGACCGTTGTGGTTGCCAGTTGCTCCTTGCCGCCGGGAAAATAGTGGTAGAGCGATCCTTTGGGAGCGCCCGATGCTGCGAGAATGTCGTTGAGTCCACTCGCACCATAGCCACGCCGCCGAAACAGCCCGGCCGCCGCCTCAACAAGCGCCTGTTTGTGCTCCGCTGCTCGCGGCATCGCCTAACCTCCTGCCAATGAGTGCAAAGCAGTTTGCACAATTCACGTGTAGCACAGGATAAAAATTATATAGACTGGTCTAAATCAGAAATGGAGAGGCCAGATGCAGCAACTCAATTATATCGGCACCCGGCACGTGGAGTGGCGAGACGTTCCCGCACCCGCATTGCCCGGCGAGACAGGTGCCCTGGTCCGGCCGCTGGTAGTCTCCACCTGCGATATGGACGGTGCGGTCATTCAGGGTGCCGTACCGCTTAAAGGTCCGGTTCCCCTCGGCCACGAAGGTGTAGGCGAGGTGCTGGAAACCGGGTCGCAGGTAACAAGAGTGAAACCCGGTGACCGGGTGATCATGCCGTGGAAAATCGCCTGCGGCAGTTGTCTGCATTGCGGGCGTGGACACACTGCCATGTGCATATCTGTTGACCGCGAGGCCGCCTACGGCTGGGCACCCACAGCCCCGGAATGGGGCGGCTTTTTGCAGGACACTGTGCCTGTGCCTTGGGCAGACACAATGCTGACGCCTCTGCCAACAGGGCTGGATC
The window above is part of the Pyruvatibacter sp. genome. Proteins encoded here:
- a CDS encoding TetR/AcrR family transcriptional regulator, producing MPRAAEHKQALVEAAAGLFRRRGYGASGLNDILAASGAPKGSLYHYFPGGKEQLATTTVKAGGIVVAATLGELAAASKDGDVYLRGFAKLLSGWLRASDFRDGCPISTVLLEMAGESEMICEQGHTAYDKWRQVSVDKFLADGLSARDARALATHTLCAFEGAMMVARVEKKDAAIKNAASLLCRQLATMKA